One segment of Nocardia farcinica DNA contains the following:
- a CDS encoding ABC transporter ATP-binding protein, which produces MRWLCVERDGESVSGRRAAGWIRRLWAECLRHPGTLAGIGGAILAGALVEVSAPLLTKRALDAAGVGDTGVIGTVALLLAVLAAGRFVAAFGRRLLAGRLSLDVQHGLRVRVLGALQRLDGAGQDALRTGQVVSRSITDLQLVQGLLAMVPLSGMALLQFVLAAAVMLWLSPPLAVAALLVVPGIAAVVYRMRPRLFAATWSAQQRAADLAQHVEETVTGVRVVKGFGQEARMVDVLERHARRLYAERMRAARIDSRFAPVVAAVPQAGLVAVIAFGGWLALHGTIGVGTFLAFAAYVATMTSAARAMSSVVILAQLTRAAAERVYQVIDTAPVLTDPPEPVPLPAGPLGVEIEGLSFGFEPDRPILRDFDLTVRPGETVAIIGPAGAGKTTLSLLLPRFYAPDAGHIRLVGADGTQRVDLADVRAADLRAAVGVVFDDPFLFSDTIAANIALGRPDATDSEIRQAAELAAADEFIGELPDGYDTVVGERGLTLSGGQRQRIALARVLLARPRILVLDDATSAVDAVTEAAIFDTLPDRGGRTTIILAHRESTLAHADRVIRLPAAPRALPAPDPAGPVPLRKTVGKPGGGFGRAAAADIAETPELRRTIEKLPPATEAPGLDDARLRTPDPGFRLARLLRPVRALVGAVVALLALDAVLGVAFPPLVRYAIDTGVGTGDSGALVRAAVLGTLLVGAGLLVGAVTIVLTARTGERVLYGLRVRSYAHLQRLGLDYYERELSGRIMTRMTTDVDALSSFLQTGVATTLIGLLTVVGIAVALLVIDFSLALVVLAAVPPLILATVLFRRVSSTAYSISREHVSAVNADFQENVTGLRAVQANRHEPVAARRFAEYSRRYRNSRMRAQRAIALYFAFVVAWADLALAAVVFVGAREVATGATTAGTLVAFVLYLELLFGPITQLSQVFDGYQQARVGLRRIGDLLRTPSSIAADPPDAVPISDGLRGQVAVDHVRFRYPGTDTPALDDVALDIPPGSTLALVGPTGAGKSTIVKLLARLYDLPRDPGGGRIAVDGVDLRDYRLRDYRARLSIVPQEAHLFTGDVASNIAFGKPSASADEIAAAVAAVGATEMIESLPQGLRQPVGERGRGLSAGQRQLIALARAELVRPDLLLLDEATATLDPETEASVLVASASVARGRTTVVVAHRLATAARADAIAVVERGRIVEHGTHEQLLAGGGTYARLWSAGSATVVGEPSA; this is translated from the coding sequence GCGTGAGCGGGCGGCGTGCGGCGGGCTGGATCAGGCGGCTGTGGGCCGAATGCCTGCGCCATCCCGGCACGCTCGCGGGCATCGGCGGCGCCATCCTGGCCGGCGCGCTGGTGGAGGTGAGCGCGCCGCTGCTCACCAAACGCGCCCTGGACGCGGCCGGTGTCGGCGACACCGGCGTCATCGGCACGGTCGCGCTGCTGCTGGCGGTGCTGGCCGCGGGCCGGTTCGTCGCCGCCTTCGGCCGCCGGTTGCTGGCCGGGCGGCTCTCCCTCGACGTGCAACACGGCCTGCGGGTGCGGGTGCTCGGCGCGCTGCAACGGCTCGACGGCGCCGGGCAGGACGCGCTGCGCACCGGTCAGGTGGTGTCGCGGTCGATCACCGACCTACAACTGGTGCAGGGCCTGCTGGCGATGGTGCCGCTCTCCGGCATGGCGCTGCTGCAATTCGTGCTCGCCGCCGCGGTGATGCTGTGGCTCTCGCCGCCGCTGGCGGTGGCGGCGCTGCTGGTGGTGCCCGGCATCGCGGCGGTGGTGTACCGGATGCGGCCGCGGTTGTTCGCGGCCACCTGGTCGGCGCAGCAGCGCGCCGCCGATCTGGCCCAGCACGTCGAGGAGACGGTGACCGGCGTGCGGGTGGTGAAGGGCTTCGGGCAGGAAGCCAGGATGGTCGACGTGCTCGAACGGCACGCGCGCCGGCTGTACGCCGAACGGATGCGCGCGGCCCGGATCGATTCGCGGTTCGCGCCGGTGGTGGCGGCCGTCCCGCAGGCCGGACTGGTCGCGGTGATCGCCTTCGGCGGTTGGCTGGCACTGCACGGCACGATCGGCGTCGGCACCTTCCTCGCCTTCGCCGCCTATGTCGCGACGATGACCTCGGCGGCGCGCGCGATGTCCTCGGTGGTGATCCTGGCCCAGCTGACCAGGGCCGCCGCCGAGCGCGTCTACCAGGTGATCGACACCGCCCCGGTGCTCACCGACCCGCCCGAACCCGTCCCGTTGCCGGCGGGCCCGCTCGGCGTCGAGATCGAGGGGCTGAGCTTCGGCTTCGAGCCGGACCGGCCGATCCTGCGCGACTTCGACCTCACCGTGCGCCCCGGCGAGACGGTCGCGATCATCGGGCCCGCCGGGGCCGGCAAGACCACGCTGTCGCTGCTGCTGCCGCGCTTCTACGCACCCGACGCCGGCCACATCCGGCTCGTCGGCGCGGACGGCACCCAGCGCGTGGACCTGGCCGACGTGCGCGCCGCCGACCTGCGCGCCGCGGTCGGCGTGGTCTTCGACGACCCGTTCCTGTTCTCCGACACCATCGCTGCCAACATCGCGCTCGGCAGACCCGACGCCACCGACAGCGAGATCAGGCAGGCCGCCGAGCTCGCCGCCGCCGACGAGTTCATCGGCGAACTGCCCGACGGCTACGACACCGTGGTCGGCGAGCGCGGTCTCACCCTGTCCGGCGGTCAGCGCCAGCGCATCGCCCTGGCCAGGGTGCTGCTGGCCCGCCCGCGCATCCTCGTGCTCGACGACGCCACCTCCGCGGTGGACGCGGTGACCGAGGCGGCCATCTTCGACACCCTGCCCGACCGGGGCGGGCGCACCACGATCATCCTGGCGCACCGCGAGTCGACGCTGGCGCACGCCGACCGGGTGATCCGGCTGCCCGCCGCGCCGCGCGCGCTGCCCGCCCCCGACCCGGCCGGACCGGTGCCGTTGCGCAAGACGGTCGGGAAACCGGGCGGTGGCTTCGGGCGGGCCGCGGCCGCCGACATCGCCGAGACGCCGGAGCTGCGCCGCACCATCGAGAAGCTCCCGCCCGCCACCGAGGCGCCCGGCCTCGACGACGCGCGCCTGCGCACCCCCGATCCCGGCTTCCGCCTGGCCCGGCTGCTGCGCCCGGTGCGGGCACTCGTCGGCGCCGTCGTCGCGCTGCTGGCCCTCGACGCCGTGCTCGGTGTGGCCTTTCCGCCGCTGGTGCGCTATGCCATCGACACCGGTGTGGGCACCGGTGACTCCGGCGCCCTGGTGCGCGCCGCGGTCCTCGGCACGCTGCTGGTGGGCGCCGGGCTGCTGGTCGGCGCGGTCACCATCGTGCTCACCGCCCGCACCGGCGAGCGGGTGCTCTACGGCCTGCGGGTGCGCAGCTACGCGCATCTGCAACGGCTCGGGCTCGACTACTACGAGCGGGAACTGTCCGGCCGGATCATGACCAGGATGACCACCGACGTCGACGCGCTGTCGAGCTTCCTGCAGACCGGTGTCGCCACCACCCTGATCGGGCTGCTGACGGTGGTCGGCATCGCGGTGGCGCTGCTGGTGATCGACTTCTCGCTGGCGCTGGTGGTGCTGGCCGCCGTGCCGCCGCTGATCCTGGCGACGGTGCTGTTCCGCCGGGTCTCCTCCACCGCGTACTCGATCTCGCGCGAGCACGTGTCCGCGGTGAACGCCGACTTCCAGGAGAACGTCACCGGTCTGCGAGCCGTGCAGGCCAACCGGCACGAGCCGGTCGCGGCCCGCCGCTTCGCCGAGTACTCCCGGCGCTACCGCAACTCCCGGATGCGGGCGCAGCGGGCGATCGCGCTGTACTTCGCGTTCGTGGTGGCCTGGGCGGATCTGGCGCTGGCCGCGGTGGTGTTCGTCGGCGCCCGCGAGGTGGCCACCGGCGCGACGACGGCGGGCACGCTGGTGGCGTTCGTGCTCTACCTCGAACTGCTGTTCGGCCCGATCACCCAGCTCTCCCAGGTCTTCGACGGCTACCAGCAGGCCCGGGTCGGTTTGCGCCGCATCGGCGACCTGCTGCGGACCCCGTCGTCGATCGCCGCCGACCCGCCCGACGCCGTCCCGATCAGCGACGGCCTGCGCGGTCAGGTCGCGGTCGATCACGTGCGGTTCCGCTATCCGGGCACCGACACCCCGGCGCTCGACGACGTCGCGCTCGACATCCCGCCCGGTTCCACGCTCGCCCTGGTGGGCCCGACCGGCGCGGGCAAGTCCACCATCGTCAAGCTGCTGGCCCGCCTCTACGACCTGCCGCGCGACCCCGGCGGTGGGCGTATCGCGGTGGACGGGGTGGACCTGCGCGACTACCGGCTGCGCGACTACCGCGCCCGGCTGAGCATCGTGCCGCAGGAAGCTCACCTGTTCACCGGCGACGTGGCGAGCAACATCGCATTCGGGAAACCGTCCGCGAGCGCGGACGAGATCGCGGCGGCGGTCGCGGCGGTCGGCGCGACCGAGATGATCGAGTCGCTGCCGCAGGGGCTGCGGCAGCCGGTGGGCGAACGCGGGCGCGGCCTGTCGGCCGGGCAACGTCAGCTCATCGCGCTGGCCAGGGCCGAGTTGGTGCGCCCGGATCTGCTGCTGCTCGACGAGGCCACCGCCACGCTGGATCCGGAGACCGAGGCGTCGGTGCTGGTGGCGAGCGCGTCGGTGGCGCGGGGCCGCACCACGGTGGTGGTCGCGCACCGGTTGGCCACCGCCGCCCGCGCCGACGCCATCGCCGTGGTGGAGCGTGGCCGCATCGTCGAGCACGGCACCCACGAGCAGTTGCTGGCCGGTGGCGGAACCTACGCGCGACTGTGGTCGGCCGGGTCCGCGACGGTGGTCGGCGAGCCGTCCGCGTAA